One Phaseolus vulgaris cultivar G19833 chromosome 11, P. vulgaris v2.0, whole genome shotgun sequence genomic window carries:
- the LOC137824846 gene encoding uncharacterized protein, which yields MMDLRFKNNNWVGNIYQKFEAVCLEVDDIVGQDAVKYLENQVQNVGDSVKKFYSGVVHELLPFNSLASSKYEDHLLVAETNNIDFSVESVACCKDNNKKRDKKNPINNCYLALMDSNAIDIADYKQAGVLANEESDESCSVSLELEDFCITQEEVGSDSRGTSESKKENFHTSFEEIAVESVPKPMVFMSVGDTESLEFLIHSESSSDTFGSGCEVSIRKKVNIDVNPGKNSCLIAEENVMNSSTSHVLCSQSLDDSNAIDTADIQKGGVHIRHASEVSDESCLVSLDVVDSHISQEEVDDDSRRTSVSTKETIHTSIEEVALESVPKPLNMMSIGDKESLEFPIHSEPCSDSFDYKVSIRTKDNRAVNPRQNSCLIVEEKARNSSMSEVLSSQSLDKEESINVSLFSKSSNADQNTHGILAEVSPDVSVSSERPFSWTEPSCSSSFLTLGSLYSKQLNESCKSNPGDAILCISDGFKVHTCSECSTHLAGLVTEPQGCLVFSGYCQSMESEDKSPVSSIESCMEVIQLNDDLKLEKRCVNVDDGELHAVKRCVNVDDGELHAVAFRTRKLRSYKKRIQDAFTSKKRLSKEYEQLAIWYGDCDIEPSQDFSETLFPLSTRTNMESKNVEEQYDSESEWELL from the exons ATGATGGATTTGaggtttaaaaataataactggGTTGGGAATATTTACCAGAAGTTTGAAGCAGTGTGCCTGGAGGTGGATGATATTGTAGGCCAG GATGCTGTAAAATATCTTGAGAATCAGGTCCAGAATGTTGGAGATAGTGTGAAAAAGTTTTATTCTGGAGTTGTACATGAACTACTTCCCTTTAATTCATTGGCCAGTTCAAAATATGAAGATCATCTTTTGGTAGCTGAGACAAATAACATTGACTTTTCAGTTGAGTCAGTTGCTTGTTgtaaagataataataaaaaaagggaTAAGAAAAATCCCATCAATAATTGTTATTTGGCACTGATGGATTCCAATGCCATTGATATTGCTGATTACAAGCAAGCTGGTGTTCTTGCAAATGAAGAGAGTGATGAATCGTGCTCAGTTTCCCTGGAGTTGGAAGATTTTTGCATCACTCAGGAAGAAGTTGGCAGTGACTCAAGAGGAACTTCTGAGTCAAAGAAAGAAAACTTCCACACCAGCTTTGAAGAGATTGCTGTTGAGTCTGTTCCTAAACCAATGGTCTTCATGTCTGTTGGAGATACAGAATCCCTGGAATTCCTTATACACAGTGAATCTTCTTCTGATACTTTTGGCAGTGGATGCGAAGTTTCAATCAGAAAAAAGGTTAACATAGATGTGAATCCTGGGAAAAACTCATGTTTGATTGCTGAAGAAAATGTTATGAATTCATCCACTTCCCATGTGTTGTGTTCCCAGTCTCTTGATGATTCTAATGCCATTGATACTGCTGATATTCAGAAAGGTGGTGTTCATATCAGGCACGCAAGTGAAGTTAGTGATGAATCTTGCTTAGTTTCCCTAGACGTGGTAGATTCTCACATTTCTCAGGAAGAGGTTGATGATGACTCCCGAAGAACTTCTGTGTCTACAAAAGAAACCATCCATACAAGCATTGAAGAAGTTGCTCTTGAGTCTGTTCCTAAACCATTGAACATGATGTCTATTGGAGATAAAGAATCTCTGGAATTCCCTATACATAGTGAACCTTGTTCTGATTCTTTTGACTACAAAGTTTCAATCAGAACAAAGGATAACAGAGCTGTGAATCCACGTCAAAATTCATGTTTGATCGTTGAAGAAAAGGCTAGAAATTCATCCATGTCCGAAGTGTTGAGTTCCCAGTCTCTCGATAAGGAAGAATCAATTAATGTCTCCTTGTTTAGTAAATCGTCTAATGCTGACCAGAACACACATGGTATACTAGCTGAAGTTTCACCTGATGTTTCAGTGTCAAGTGAAAGGCCTTTTTCATGGACAGAACCTTCATGCTCGAGTAGTTTCTTAACTTTGGGCAGTCTGTATTCAAAGCAGCTTAATGAATCCTGCAAAAGCAATCCAGGTGATGCTATACTGTGTATTTCAGATGGTTTCAAGGTTCATACATGTTCTGAATGTTCCACCCATCTAGCTGGTCTAGTCACGGAACCTCAGGGTTGTCTCGTGTTCTCTGGTTACTGTCAATCTATGGAATCAGAAG ATAAATCACCGGTGAGTTCGATTGAATCCTGCATGGAAGTCATTCAATTGAATGATGATCTGAAGCTTGAGAAAAGATGTGTAAATGTGGATGATGGTGAACTCCATGCAGTCAAAAGATGTGTAAATGTGGATGATGGTGAACTCCATGCAGTCGCTTTTAGAACTCGAAAGCTTAGATCATATAAG AAAAGAATCCAAGATGCATTTACTTCGAAGAAGAGGTTATCCAAGGAGTATGAACAGTTAGCAATATGGTATGGAGACTGTGATATTGAGCCTAGCCAAGATTTTTCAGAAACTTTATTCCCATTAAGCACCCGAACGAATATGGAATCAAAGAATGTTGAAGAGCAGTATGATTCAGAATCTGAGTGGGAGCTGTTGTAA